One window of the Trifolium pratense cultivar HEN17-A07 linkage group LG2, ARS_RC_1.1, whole genome shotgun sequence genome contains the following:
- the LOC123908426 gene encoding cysteine desulfurase, mitochondrial-like has translation MTSKLLTSILRNHLTKKPNLLRRQPFSTAAAEALSDPPQNHEETTSGITMKGVKIAGRPLYLDVQATSPVDPRVLDAMLPFYLSRYGNPHSRTHFYGWESDNAVEHARSQVASLINASPKEIVFTSGATESNNISIKGVMHFYKEKKKHVITLQTEHKCVLDSCRHLQQEGFDVTYLPVEKDGLVDLEKLKSAIRPDTGLVSIMAVNNEIGVVQPMEEIGKICKEFNVPFHTDAAQALGKIVIDVDKWNVSLMSLSGHKIYAPKGIGALYLRRRPRIRVEPQMNGGGQERGIRSGTLPTPLVVGMGAACEVAMKEMEYDEKRISALQQRLLNGIRSKLDGVEVNGSMESRYVGNLNLSFAYVEGESLLMGLKEVAVSSGSACTSASLEPSYVLRALGVEEDMAHTSIRFGIGRFTTEEEIDRAIHLTVHQVEKLREMSPLYEMVKEGINIKDIQWSQH, from the coding sequence ATGACTTCAAAGTTACTCACTTCAATCCTCCGTAACCACCTCACCAAAAAACCCAATCTCCTCCGCCGCCAACCGTTTTCCACAGCGGCGGCAGAAGCCTTATCAGACCCCCCTCAAAACCATGAAGAAACCACCTCCGGAATCACCATGAAAGGTGTCAAAATCGCCGGCAGACCACTTTACCTCGATGTTCAAGCAACATCACCTGTCGACCCACGTGTCCTCGACGCTATGCTCCCTTTCTATCTCTCACGGTACGGAAACCCTCACTCTCGTACCCATTTTTACGGTTGGGAATCCGATAACGCCGTCGAACACGCTCGTTCGCAGGTTGCTTCGTTGATCAATGCTTCCCCTAaagaaattgtttttacatctggTGCTACTGAATCGaataatatttcaattaagggtgttatgcatttttataaggagaagaaaaaacatGTGATAACTTTGCAAACTGAGCATAAGTGTGTGCTTGATTCGTGTCGGCATCTTCAACAAGAGGGTTTTGATGTTACTTATCTTCCTGTTGAGAAGGATGGGTTGGTTGATTTGGAGAAGTTGAAATCGGCTATTAGGCCGGATACTGGACTTGTTTCTATTATGGCTGTGAATAATGAGATTGGTGTTGTTCAACCTATGGAAGAAATTGGGAAAATTTGTAAGGAGTTTAATGTTCCTTTTCATACTGATGCAGCTCAGGCTTTAGGGAAGATTGTTATTGATGTTGATAAGTGGAATGTGAGTTTGATGTCATTGAGTGGTCATAAGATTTATGCGCCGAAAGGGATTGGAGCGTTGTATCTTAGACGGAGGCCTAGGATTCGTGTTGAGCCGCAGATGAATGGTGGTGGACAAGAGAGAGGGATCAGGAGTGGGACTTTGCCTACTCCTTTGGTTGTTGGGATGGGTGCTGCTTGTGAGGTTGCTATGAAGGAGATGGAATATGATGAGAAGAGGATTTCGGCGTTGCAACAGAGGTTACTTAATGGGATTAGAAGTAAGCTTGATGGGGTTGAGGTGAATGGGAGTATGGAAAGTCGATATGTTGGGAATCTTAATTTGTCGTTTGCTTATGTTGAAGGGGAGAGTTTGCTTATGGGATTGAAGGAGGTTGCTGTTTCTAGTGGTAGTGCTTGTACTAGTGCTAGTTTAGAGCCTTCTTATGTTTTGAGGGCGTTGGGAGTGGAAGAGGATATGGCTCATACTTCTATTAGGTTTGGTATTGGGAGGTTCACTACTGAGGAGGAAATTGACAGGGCGATTCATCTCACAGTTCATCAAGTCGAGAAGTTGAGGGAAATGAGTCCACTTTATGAAATGGTGAAGGAAGGTATCAACATCAAGGATATTCAATGGTCGCAGCACTGA
- the LOC123909944 gene encoding LRR receptor-like serine/threonine-protein kinase HSL2 — MTQIQTTINTFKTSSFSSFLTLPKFYNMEKILILILLFSLLCSIGSTFSLSRDYEILLHVKNTQIDDQNKSLNNWLPNTEHNPCNWTGITCDSRNKSVISIDLSEIGIYGDFPFNFCRIPTLQNLSLAVNYLGNEISSHSMLPCSHLRVLNISDNLFVGNLPEFNAEIFQLRVLDASTNNFSGDIPASFGRFPHLKVLILSNNLFTGDIPASFGLFPQLNVLSLSGNFFTGTIPSILGNLSELTQFELAYTETMKPGPLPSQLGNLTKLEILYLANINLIGNIPDSIGNLISIKNFDLSQNSLSGKIPETISGMKNVEKIVLFDNNLSGEIPQGLTNLTNLFLLDLSQNTLTGKLTKELASMNLSVLHLNDNFLSGEVPESLALNPNLQDLCLFNNSFSGKLPQDLGKYSAIEEIDVSTNNFIGELPKFLCQKKKLQRLLTFKNRFSGSLPDEYGDCDSLHYVRIENNELSGSVPARFWNLPNFSLLKMDHNRFEGSVSGSIRAKGLIKLVLAGNRFSGEFPVGVCQLIELVQIDIGNNRFTGEVPTCITGLKKLQKLNMQGNMFTGKIPSNVSSWTELTELNLSNNRFTGSIPPELGNLPGLIYLDLSVNSLTGKIPVELTSLRLNQFNVSDNKLSGEVPSDFNREVYLSGLMGNPGLCSNVMKNFHSCSKHRPFSVVAIIVLSASVVLIFVSGLWFLKKKSKSFVGKSKRAFMTTAFQRVGFNEEDIVPFLTNENLIGRGGSGQVYKVKVKTGQIVAVKKLWGCGTQKPDIESVFKSEIETLGRIRHANIVKLLFCCSADDFRILVYEYMENGSLGDVLHEGKFEELLDWSKRFGIALGAAKGLAYLHHDCVPPIVHRDVKSNNILLDHDCVPRVADFGLAKTLQRDASEAAMSRVAGSYGYIAPEYGYTLKVTEKSDVYSFGVVLMELITGKRPNDSYFGENKDIVKWITEIAISTSHEVGGSDNIRGGLDCVVTKIVDPRLNLDTCDYEEVEKVLNVALLCTSAFPINRPSMRKVVELLKDQKLARLKS, encoded by the exons ATGACTCAAATTCAAACTACTATTAACACCTTCAAAACTTCATCATTCTCATCATTTCTCACTCTACCAAAATTCTACAACATGGAAAAAATACTCATTCTTATTCTTCTCTTTTCATTACTATGTTCAATTGGAAGCACTTTTTCACTCTCAAGAGACTATGAAATTCTGCTTCATGTCAAGAACACTCAAATTGATGACCAAAACAAGAGTCTCAACAATTGGCTTCCAAACACAGAACACAATCCTTGTAACTGGACCGGTATAACCTGTGATTCACGAAACAAATCAGTTATATCCATCGACCTCTCAGAAATCGGCATTTATGGCGATTTTCCCTTTAATTTCTGTCGAATTCCAACTCTCCAAAACCTATCACTTGCTGTCAATTATCTTGGCAATGAAATTTCCTCACATTCCATGCTGCCATGTTCACATCTTCGTGTCTTGAACATCTCCGATAACTTATTTGTCGGAAACTTACCAGAATTCAACGCAGAAATCTTTCAACTAAGAGTACTCGACGCCTCAACCAACAACTTCTCCGGTGATATTCCGGCTAGTTTTGGCCGGTTTCCACACCTGAAAGTACTCATTTTATCTAATAACCTTTTCACCGGTGACATTCCGGCAAGTTTTGGCCTATTTCCGCAACTGAATGTACTTAGTTTGTCCGGTAACTTTTTCACCGGAACAATTCCTTCAATTTTAGGTAATCTCAGTGAATTAACTCAATTTGAACTTGCTTATACAGAAACAATGAAACCAGGTCCTTTACCTTCTCAACTAGGAAATCTTACAAAGCTAGAAATTCTCTACCTTGCCAATATCAACCTCATAGGTAACATACCAGATTCTATTGGAAACCTTATTTCCATCAAAAACTTTGATTTGTCTCAAAATTCCTTGTCTGGTAAAATCCCAGAAACCATTTCTGGTatgaaaaatgttgaaaaaatTGTACTATTTGATAACAATCTTTCTGGTGAAATTCCACAAGGTTTAACAAATCTTACAAATTTGTTTCTATTAGACCTCTCTCAGAACACTCTCACCGGAAAATTGACGAAAGAACTCGCTTCGATGAATCTTTCTGTTCTTCACTTGAATGACAATTTTCTCAGTGGAGAAGTTCCAGAAAGTTTAGCTTTGAATCCAAATTTGCAGGATTTGTGTCTTTTCAACAATAGCTTTTCAGGGAAACTACCACAAGATCTTGGAAAATACTCTGCCATTGAAGAAATCGATGTTTCAACAAATAACTTCATTGGAGAGTTACCAAAGTTTCTCTGTCAAAAGAAGAAGCTTCAAAGACTTCTCACATTCAAAAACCGATTTTCCGGTTCTCTTCCTGATGAGTATGGTGATTGTGATTCTCTTCATTATGTAAGAATTGAGAACAATGAACTTTCTGGTTCAGTTCCAGCAAGATTCTGGAACCTGCCCAATTTTTCTCTTCTGAAAATGGATCATAACAGGTTTGAAGGTTCAGTCTCAGGTTCAATCAGAGCAAAGGGATTAATCAAACTAGTTTTAGCCGGTAATAGGTTTTCCGGTGAGTTTCCGGTAGGTGTCTGCCAACTTATTGAGCTTGTGCAAATTGACATTGGAAACAACAGGTTTACCGGTGAAGTTCCTACCTGCATAACCGGTTTGAAAAAGTTGCAGAAACTGAATATGCAGGGGAACATGTTCACCGGTAAAATTCCTAGTAATGTATCTTCATGGACTGAATTAACCGAGTTAAACTTGTCAAATAACCGGTTCACTGGTTCAATTCCACCGGAACTTGGTAATTTGCCTGGTTTAATATACCTTGATCTCTCCGTTAATTCTTTAACGGGGAAGATTCCGGTGGAGTTAACAAGCTTAAGGTTGAATCAGTTCAATGTTTCTGATAACAAATTGTCTGGTGAGGTTCCTTCGGATTTTAACCGCGAAGTTTACTTATCGGGACTAATGGGTAACCCGGGTTTGTGTAGCAATGTAATGAAAAACTTTCATTCTTGTTCAAAACATAGACCCTTTTCAGTTGTTGCAATAATTGTTTTATCTGCTTCTGTTGTGTTGATTTTTGTATCTGGTTTATGGTTCTTGAAGAAAAAGTCGAAATCTTTCGTTGGAAAATCTAAACGGGCTTTTATGACAACTGCATTTCAGAGAGTTGGGTTCAATGAGGAAGATATAGTTCCTTTTTTAACCAATGAGAATTTGATTGGAAGAGGCGGGTCGGGTCAGGTTTATAAAGTGAAAGTGAAAACGGGTCAAATAGTTGCTGTGAAGAAACTTTGGGGTTGTGGAACACAGAAACCTGATATAGAATCTGTGTTCAAGTCAGAGATTGAAACATTGGGTAGAATTAGACATGCTAATATAGTGAAACTGTTGTTTTGTTGTAGTGCTGATGATTTCAGAATTTTGGTTTATGAGTACATGGAAAATGGAAGTTTAGGTGATGTTTTGCATGAGGGGAAGTTTGAGGAATTGTTGGATTGGTCTAAGAGATTTGGAATTGCTTTAGGTGCTGCTAAAGGGTTAGCTTATTTACACCATGATTGTGTTCCTCCTATTGTTCATAGGGATGTTAAGAGTAATAACATATTGCTTGATCATGATTGTGTGCCTCGTGTCGCTGATTTTGGACTTGCTAAGACGTTGCAGCGCGACGCAAGTGAAGCTGCTATGTCTAGAGTTGCTGGTTCATATGGTTACATTGCTCCAG AATATGGTTATACATTGAAAGTGACTGAGAAGAGTGATGTGTATAGTTTTGGTGTGGTGTTGATGGAATTGATAACTGGGAAGAGGCCAAATGACTCATATTTTGGTGAGAACAAAGATATTGTGAAGTGGATAACTGAGATTGCTATATCAACATCTCATGAAGTAGGAGGAAGTGACAACATTAGAGGAGGCCTAGATTGTGTTGTGACAAAGATTGTGGACCCAAGATTGAACTTGGATACTTGTGATTATGAAGAGGTTGAAAAGGTTTTGAATGTGGCTCTACTTTGTACATCAGCATTTCCAATTAATAGACCTTCAATGAGAAAAGTGGTTGAATTGCTTAAGGACCAGAAATTAGCTCGTCTCAAGTCATGA
- the LOC123909492 gene encoding uncharacterized protein LOC123909492, with translation MTTTTTFNHNQTTTTTKSSSISSKPPRPKRRICFSFTTYANNLIQHLKSSNIIIEKGLTESEFSLLKSKFNLNFPPDLRTILQQGLPISPGFPNWRSSSKQQIKILLNLPVSSILRRVKNNRFWHPSWGPLPKDPVSAAEKILSDAPQLVPVFRHCYISCSPNFVGNPVFYIDHGGDVRLVSNDVVGFFRDSGFLKSIENEDEMDPVWAAREARRIEVWSEVADGRGERGWKWWWDDRKREFGGCMDGVLRRLREGGWKEEEIREMMMNEDDEEKEKREEHVSVLALTLLRAGWSTEDVVYSLGVDVGKSWLDLDFESEEEDAAATAVVGVNKNKR, from the coding sequence AtgaccaccaccaccaccttcaATCAcaatcaaacaacaacaacaacaaaatcatcatcaatTTCGTCAAAACCACCTAGACCAAAACGAAGAATATGTTTCTCATTCACAACATATGCAAACAACCTAATCCAACATCTCAAATCATCCAACATCATAATCGAAAAAGGACTTACCGAATCGGAATTCTCACTTctcaaatcaaaattcaatctCAATTTCCCACCTGACCTTCGAACAATTCTCCAACAAGGTCTTCCAATCTCACCAGGTTTTCCCAATTGGCGTTCTTCATCAAAACAACAAATCAAAATTCTTCTTAATCTTCCAGTTTCATCCATACTAAGACGTGTTAAAAATAACCGTTTCTGGCATCCTTCCTGGGGTCCACTCCCGAAAGATCCAGTATCAGCTGCGGAGAAGATTTTATCTGATGCTCCGCAGCTTGTTCCGGTCTTTCGGCATTGTTATATAAGTTGTTCTCCTAATTTTGTTGGGAATCCTGTTTTTTACATTGATCATGGTGGTGATGTTAGATTGGTGAGTAATGATGTTGTTGGATTTTTTCGGGATTCGGGTTTTTTGAAAAGCATTGAGAATGAGGATGAGATGGATCCGGTTTGGGCGGCGAGGGAGGCGAGGAGGATTGAGGTATGGTCGGAGGTGGCGGATGGGAGAGGGGAGAGAGGGTGGAAGTGGTGGTGGGATGATCGGAAGAGAGAATTTGGTGGGTGTATGGATGGTGTTTTGCGGAGGTTGAGGGAAGGTGGTtggaaagaagaagagatacGTGAAATGATGatgaatgaagatgatgaagaaaaagagaagcgTGAGGAGCACGTGAGTGTTTTGGCATTGACATTATTGCGTGCGGGATGGAGCACGGAAGATGTGGTGTACTCTCTTGGGGTTGATGTAGGAAAATCATGgttggatttggattttgaaTCGGAAGAAGAAGATGCCGCCGCCACCGCCGTTGTCGGCGTCAATAAGAATAAGCGATGA